The following are encoded together in the Synergistaceae bacterium genome:
- the cls gene encoding cardiolipin synthase: MRFSLKSLFLWSVVLAVLLLCVQFFRSLQQSPLVWEGNTLSLSLELWGHLYALRSLLKRYIYWILGFYALVAGAVIFLEEQNPDRAIIWLGTLLLFPFVGLAAYVIFGPNIRGVRPRWRIHRNSLSRKKEQNPFSSDAAPGLEHLLSVSCGSVPTFRNGVKILLNGIETFSAIKKALAGAQKYIHMEYFSIASDELGREVRDLLADRARSGVKVRLIYDAVGSWRVGREYLTFLRSAGVELHSFMPTAFARFRSGLNNRDHRKILVVDGAVGFLGGLNIGDMYLGKDPKMGPWRDTHLQFSGEILQELNRVFLTHWGECSGKFMDYRRFEYAPPGREETTPAQIATSGPGRDFRAIADGYFHMIASARKRVWITTPYLVPDSAICGALCVAARSGVDVRIIIPSKADHILVFWASQFNVDRLLRNGVRVYSYEEGFIHAKTMVIDGEIASVGTTNLDVRSLELNYEAQAFIRSRSLAEELEQIFTEDFRHCLEENPAQRQKRPFRKKLQASVGRLWSSLL, encoded by the coding sequence TTGCGATTTTCCCTGAAGTCGCTTTTCCTGTGGTCCGTTGTTCTGGCGGTCCTTCTTCTGTGTGTGCAGTTTTTCCGAAGCCTGCAGCAGTCTCCCCTTGTGTGGGAGGGCAACACCCTGAGCCTTTCTCTTGAGCTGTGGGGGCATCTTTACGCGCTCAGAAGCCTTTTGAAGCGCTACATCTACTGGATTCTGGGGTTTTACGCCCTGGTGGCGGGAGCGGTGATTTTTCTGGAGGAACAAAACCCCGACCGGGCGATTATCTGGCTGGGGACGCTGTTGCTCTTTCCCTTCGTTGGGCTGGCGGCCTACGTGATTTTTGGCCCCAACATTCGCGGGGTCCGGCCGCGCTGGCGCATTCACCGAAATTCCCTGTCCCGAAAAAAGGAGCAGAATCCGTTTTCCTCGGACGCCGCCCCGGGGCTGGAGCACCTGCTCTCCGTGTCCTGCGGCTCCGTTCCCACCTTCCGGAACGGGGTAAAAATTCTCCTGAACGGGATTGAAACCTTCTCCGCCATCAAAAAAGCCCTTGCCGGCGCGCAAAAATACATTCACATGGAATATTTTTCCATCGCCTCCGATGAGCTGGGGAGGGAGGTGCGGGACCTCCTGGCCGATCGGGCCCGGTCGGGAGTGAAGGTGCGCCTGATCTACGACGCGGTGGGAAGCTGGCGGGTAGGTCGGGAGTATCTGACGTTTCTGCGGTCCGCCGGGGTGGAGCTCCACTCCTTCATGCCCACGGCCTTCGCCCGTTTCCGCAGCGGCCTCAACAACCGCGACCATCGCAAAATTCTGGTGGTGGACGGGGCCGTCGGTTTTCTGGGGGGCCTGAATATCGGGGACATGTACCTGGGCAAAGACCCGAAAATGGGCCCCTGGCGGGATACTCACCTTCAGTTTTCGGGAGAGATTCTTCAGGAGCTGAACCGGGTGTTTCTCACCCACTGGGGAGAGTGCTCGGGGAAATTCATGGATTACCGGCGCTTTGAATACGCCCCTCCCGGCAGGGAGGAGACCACTCCGGCGCAGATCGCCACCAGCGGGCCGGGGCGGGATTTTCGGGCCATCGCGGACGGCTATTTTCACATGATCGCCTCGGCGCGGAAACGGGTGTGGATCACTACTCCTTATCTGGTGCCGGACTCCGCCATCTGCGGCGCCCTCTGCGTGGCGGCCAGAAGCGGCGTGGACGTCCGGATCATCATCCCCTCAAAGGCGGACCACATTCTGGTTTTCTGGGCATCTCAGTTCAACGTGGACCGGCTTCTGCGGAACGGAGTGCGGGTGTACAGCTACGAAGAGGGCTTCATCCACGCGAAAACCATGGTCATAGACGGAGAAATCGCCTCCGTGGGCACCACCAACCTGGACGTCCGCAGTCTGGAGCTCAATTACGAGGCCCAGGCGTTCATCCGATCCCGCTCTCTGGCGGAGGAGCTGGAGCAGATTTTTACGGAGGACTTCCGCCATTGTTTGGAGGAAAATCCGGCCCAGCGCCAGAAACGCCCCTTCCGCAAAAAACTTCAGGCCTCCGTGGGACGTCTCTGGTCGTCGCTGCTGTAA
- a CDS encoding polysaccharide deacetylase family protein, with amino-acid sequence MDCELAVKIDVDTLKGYMETMPRLLDLLGERKIRASVFFSTGPENSSGMLQKILQKGLFAKILRQETPPIVFSNPDIMKRTLNEGHDCGIRRWDGVRWKETLPKMSREEIRQDLTKSVEVFSGVAGTPPQCASSPGFQVSVDSLTVQDELGFVYCSDVRGKYPFLPQMGGVVFRTLQIPATLPPFDGLRQMGMDVETVHDRYLDLLEPGLNVCTIRGEKYDDAADALFRKFFDCCIEGEIPFVTLRDVALRHRGRTDLGICDVGLESVPGFAGQVGLQQVGLQKEVPLP; translated from the coding sequence ATGGATTGCGAACTGGCTGTTAAAATCGACGTCGATACCCTGAAGGGATACATGGAGACTATGCCTCGCCTTCTGGATCTTTTGGGAGAACGAAAAATAAGGGCGTCGGTCTTTTTTTCGACGGGGCCCGAAAATTCAAGTGGAATGCTTCAAAAAATTCTCCAGAAAGGACTTTTTGCGAAAATACTGCGTCAGGAGACGCCGCCCATCGTTTTTTCGAACCCCGACATCATGAAGCGGACGCTGAACGAGGGGCACGACTGCGGCATTCGCCGGTGGGACGGTGTCAGATGGAAGGAAACCCTTCCCAAAATGTCAAGAGAGGAGATCCGGCAGGACCTGACGAAGTCCGTGGAGGTTTTTTCCGGCGTGGCCGGAACGCCTCCCCAGTGCGCCTCCTCGCCGGGCTTTCAGGTGTCGGTGGACAGCCTGACCGTTCAGGACGAGCTGGGGTTCGTCTACTGCAGCGACGTTCGTGGGAAATATCCCTTTCTGCCCCAGATGGGCGGGGTGGTTTTCCGCACGCTGCAGATTCCCGCCACCCTTCCGCCCTTCGATGGGCTCCGGCAGATGGGGATGGATGTGGAAACCGTGCACGACCGCTACCTTGACCTTCTGGAGCCGGGACTGAACGTCTGCACCATTCGGGGGGAAAAGTACGACGACGCGGCCGACGCGCTTTTCCGAAAATTTTTCGACTGCTGCATCGAGGGGGAGATCCCCTTTGTGACCCTACGGGACGTGGCCCTCCGCCACCGGGGAAGAACCGATCTGGGAATCTGCGACGTGGGGCTGGAGTCCGTTCCGGGGTTCGCCGGCCAGGTGGGGCTTCAGCAGGTGGGGCTTCAGAAAGAGGTTCCGCTTCCCTGA